A window of the Dickeya dianthicola NCPPB 453 genome harbors these coding sequences:
- the tatA gene encoding Sec-independent protein translocase subunit TatA yields the protein MGGISIWNLLVIAVIVILLFGTNKLRTLGSDLGASIKGFKKAMSDDQPAANDDKLQDADFATKSISEQKPQASQEEKSQHKEQV from the coding sequence ATGGGCGGTATTAGTATCTGGAATCTGTTGGTTATCGCGGTAATCGTAATACTGCTGTTCGGAACCAACAAGCTGAGAACCCTAGGTTCCGACCTGGGCGCGTCAATTAAAGGCTTCAAGAAAGCGATGAGCGACGATCAGCCTGCTGCCAATGATGACAAGCTACAGGACGCTGATTTTGCGACTAAATCCATTTCGGAGCAGAAGCCGCAGGCCAGTCAGGAAGAGAAAAGCCAGCATAAAGAGCAGGTGTAA
- the ubiB gene encoding ubiquinone biosynthesis regulatory protein kinase UbiB, whose amino-acid sequence MTPGELLRLYRIIGVLLSYGLDELIPRIPLTMPLRLWRCLLFWLPNRHKDKPLGERLRLALQELGPVWIKFGQMMSTRRDLFPPAIANQLAMLQDQVAPFDGELARQQIETSMGGKLETWFDDFDATPLASASIAQVHTARLKTTGKDIVIKVIRPDILPVIKADMRLMNRLAGWLPILLPDGRRLRPREVVRDYEKTLLDELNLLREAANAIQLRRNFENSPMLYVPEIYSDYCNERVLVMERIYGIPVSDVEALKRHGINMPLLAERGVQVFFTQVFRDSFFHADMHPGNIFISYEHPEDPQYIGIDCGIVGSLNKDDKRYLAENFIAFFNRDYRRVAELHVDSGWVPQDTNVEEFEFAIRTVCEPIFEKPLAEISFGHVLLNLFNTARRFNMEVQPQLVLLQKTLLYIEGVGRQLYPQLDLWKTAKPFLETWLKDQVGLPAILRAFKEKAPFWAEKLPEIPELFYDSLRQHKMLKQNMALLTGELRTQRTRHGRARYLLGVGATLLLSGTILLVSRVEADVVPAGLIAAGFVAWIVGWRCTR is encoded by the coding sequence ATGACGCCGGGAGAGCTGTTGCGGTTGTACCGGATTATCGGGGTGCTGCTGAGCTATGGTCTGGATGAACTGATTCCGCGTATTCCTCTGACGATGCCGTTGCGTCTTTGGCGTTGTCTGCTGTTCTGGCTGCCGAATCGTCACAAAGATAAACCATTGGGCGAGCGTCTGCGTCTGGCGCTGCAAGAGCTGGGTCCGGTATGGATCAAGTTCGGTCAGATGATGTCGACCCGTCGTGATTTGTTCCCCCCCGCGATCGCCAACCAACTGGCGATGCTGCAGGATCAGGTAGCGCCGTTTGACGGCGAACTGGCTCGTCAGCAGATTGAAACCTCAATGGGCGGAAAGCTGGAGACTTGGTTCGATGATTTTGACGCCACACCGCTGGCGTCGGCGTCGATTGCCCAGGTGCATACCGCCAGACTGAAAACCACCGGCAAGGACATCGTCATCAAAGTCATTCGCCCAGACATTCTGCCGGTCATCAAGGCGGATATGCGGCTGATGAATCGTTTGGCCGGCTGGCTGCCGATTCTGCTGCCGGACGGGCGCCGTCTGCGGCCGCGCGAAGTGGTGCGCGACTACGAAAAAACGCTGTTGGATGAACTGAACCTGCTGCGTGAAGCGGCTAACGCGATCCAGTTACGGCGGAACTTTGAAAACAGCCCGATGCTGTATGTGCCGGAAATCTATTCTGATTACTGCAACGAGCGAGTGCTGGTGATGGAGCGCATTTACGGCATTCCGGTGTCGGATGTGGAGGCGCTGAAACGGCATGGCATCAATATGCCGCTGTTGGCCGAGCGCGGTGTGCAGGTCTTTTTCACCCAGGTGTTCCGCGACAGCTTTTTCCACGCCGACATGCATCCCGGCAATATCTTCATCAGTTACGAGCATCCGGAAGACCCACAATATATCGGCATTGACTGCGGCATTGTCGGTTCGCTGAATAAAGACGATAAACGCTATCTGGCGGAGAACTTTATTGCCTTTTTCAACCGAGACTACCGGCGAGTCGCCGAGCTGCATGTAGACTCCGGCTGGGTCCCGCAAGACACCAATGTAGAAGAGTTCGAATTCGCCATCCGTACCGTGTGTGAGCCAATATTTGAAAAGCCGTTAGCAGAAATTTCTTTCGGTCATGTATTATTGAACCTCTTTAATACGGCGCGCCGCTTCAATATGGAAGTACAGCCCCAACTGGTGCTGCTCCAGAAGACATTACTGTACATTGAAGGCGTAGGGCGCCAGCTTTACCCGCAGTTGGATCTGTGGAAGACGGCCAAGCCTTTTCTGGAAACCTGGCTGAAGGATCAGGTTGGATTGCCCGCCATATTGCGTGCTTTTAAAGAGAAAGCACCGTTTTGGGCGGAAAAACTGCCTGAGATTCCTGAATTGTTTTATGACAGTTTACGCCAGCATAAAATGCTGAAGCAGAACATGGCGCTGTTGACCGGCGAGCTGCGTACACAACGCACCCGTCATGGTCGAGCCCGTTACCTGCTGGGAGTTGGGGCGACGCTGCTGTTGAGCGGGACGATTCTGCTGGTCAGTCGGGTGGAAGCCGATGTTGTGCCGGCTGGCCTGATCGCTGCCGGTTTTGTGGCCTGGATTGTCGGCTGGCGTTGTACTCGTTGA
- the ubiJ gene encoding ubiquinone biosynthesis protein UbiJ: MLIMPVLTAALETALNQLLFRDRSMKAARQRLHGKTLRVEVAELNTPLVLVFSEHRLDVMSQWSAQPDCLLQTRLSALVKLRDRQQLSALMRSGDLVLEGDIQVAQQFVTLLDLAEFDPAEWLSPWLGDVVAEGLSQAAGNVAGALMRTACRQQQALSETVTEEWRLAPGKLEGLWFADEVDALAQSAETLSARLAILESAP, encoded by the coding sequence ATGTTGATAATGCCTGTGTTGACGGCGGCACTGGAAACAGCGCTCAACCAGCTGTTGTTCCGCGACCGGAGCATGAAAGCCGCTCGTCAGCGTTTGCACGGAAAAACGTTGCGAGTTGAAGTGGCGGAGCTGAATACGCCGCTGGTATTGGTTTTCTCCGAACATCGTCTTGATGTGATGAGTCAGTGGTCGGCGCAGCCGGATTGTCTGTTGCAGACCCGCCTGTCGGCGCTGGTGAAACTGCGTGACCGGCAGCAATTGTCTGCGCTGATGCGCAGCGGCGATCTGGTGCTGGAAGGCGACATTCAGGTTGCGCAGCAGTTTGTCACCTTGCTGGATCTGGCGGAGTTTGACCCGGCGGAGTGGCTGTCGCCCTGGCTGGGCGATGTGGTGGCGGAGGGACTGAGTCAGGCGGCAGGCAACGTGGCCGGGGCGCTAATGCGCACGGCGTGTCGCCAGCAGCAGGCGTTGTCGGAGACGGTGACCGAAGAGTGGCGTCTGGCGCCGGGTAAGCTGGAAGGGCTGTGGTTTGCCGATGAAGTGGACGCTCTGGCGCAGTCGGCGGAAACCTTGTCCGCCCGGCTGGCGATACTGGAGAGCGCGCCATGA
- the ubiE gene encoding bifunctional demethylmenaquinone methyltransferase/2-methoxy-6-polyprenyl-1,4-benzoquinol methylase UbiE has translation MVDDSDNTTHFGFRTVAKDDKEAMVADVFHSVAAKYDLMNDLMSFGIHRIWKRFTIECSGVRRGQRVLDLAGGTGDLTAKFSRLVGDSGEVVLADINASMLKVGREKLRNQGVVGNISYVQANAEALPFPENFFDCITMSFGLRNVTEKEKALRSMYRVLKPGGRLLVLEFSKPTVKALSKIYDAYSFHVLPRIGEMVASDAGSYRYLAESIRMHPDQETLKGMMLDAGFDSVDYFNLTSGVVALHRGFKF, from the coding sequence ATGGTAGACGATTCGGATAATACGACACATTTTGGTTTTCGCACGGTGGCTAAAGATGATAAGGAAGCCATGGTGGCGGATGTTTTTCATTCTGTGGCGGCCAAATATGACCTGATGAACGATCTGATGTCGTTTGGCATTCACCGTATCTGGAAACGGTTTACCATCGAATGTAGCGGTGTGCGCCGTGGTCAGCGCGTGCTGGATCTGGCTGGCGGCACCGGCGATCTCACTGCCAAATTCTCCCGTTTGGTGGGAGATAGCGGCGAAGTGGTGCTGGCGGATATCAATGCGTCAATGTTGAAAGTGGGACGCGAGAAACTGCGCAATCAGGGCGTGGTGGGTAATATCAGCTATGTTCAGGCCAATGCCGAAGCCTTGCCGTTTCCGGAGAATTTTTTCGACTGCATCACCATGTCGTTTGGGCTGCGTAACGTGACCGAAAAAGAGAAGGCGCTGCGTTCCATGTATCGGGTGTTGAAGCCCGGCGGCCGCCTGCTGGTGCTGGAGTTTTCGAAACCAACCGTGAAAGCGTTAAGCAAGATATACGATGCCTACTCTTTCCATGTGCTGCCCCGCATTGGCGAAATGGTCGCCAGCGACGCCGGCAGTTACCGCTATCTGGCGGAGTCTATCCGTATGCATCCGGATCAGGAAACCCTGAAAGGGATGATGCTCGATGCCGGTTTTGACAGTGTGGATTACTTTAACCTGACCAGCGGAGTCGTGGCGCTGCATCGCGGATTTAAATTCTGA
- the rmuC gene encoding DNA recombination protein RmuC encodes MDISLFYGVGGGVVGLLLGWLAASLWQQRRQARHNTELQLQQQALEQTRQQLIESQQSRQQDQQRLEQQTQELRTLHGQLAAGEEKLRQLAELREECAQLNQELRALREANGAQEAELREVTIRLEETRLAAEEKQRLLMNSEQRLSTQFENLANRIFEQNGLKVDQQNQQSMTKLLTPLREQLDGFRRQVQESFGAESKERHTLAHEIRNLQQLNARMAQEAINLTNALKGDNKTQGNWGEVVLSRVLESSGLREGHEYDTQVSVQIGNNSRLQPDVIVRLPHGKDVVIDAKMSLVAYERYFNGDDEVDRAAALNEHLLSIRNHIRLLGSKDYQQLPGLRSLDYVLMFIPVEPAFLVAIDRQPDLITEALRHNIMLVSPTTLLVALRTINNLWRYEQQSRNAQLIAERASRLYDKLRLFVDDMAALGQGLDKAQAGYRQAMKKLASGRGNLIGQAEGFRALGVEIKRPVNVPVMQDEPLAYDELPTLSQELDDDAVERGTDDVQNGTAV; translated from the coding sequence GTGGATATCTCCTTGTTTTATGGCGTCGGCGGCGGCGTGGTCGGCCTGTTGCTGGGCTGGCTGGCCGCCAGCCTGTGGCAGCAGCGGCGTCAGGCGCGGCATAACACCGAATTACAGTTGCAACAGCAGGCGCTGGAACAGACGCGCCAGCAACTGATTGAAAGCCAGCAGTCGCGGCAGCAGGACCAGCAACGGCTGGAACAGCAAACGCAGGAGTTGCGTACGCTGCACGGCCAACTGGCGGCTGGCGAGGAAAAATTGCGGCAACTGGCGGAATTACGGGAAGAGTGCGCTCAGCTTAATCAGGAACTGCGTGCGCTGCGTGAAGCCAACGGCGCACAGGAAGCAGAACTGCGCGAAGTGACTATCCGCCTTGAAGAAACCCGGCTGGCGGCGGAAGAAAAACAGCGGTTGTTGATGAACAGCGAACAGCGGTTGTCCACCCAGTTTGAAAACCTTGCCAATCGCATCTTTGAACAGAACGGGCTCAAAGTGGATCAACAAAATCAGCAGAGTATGACAAAGCTGCTGACGCCGCTGCGCGAACAGCTGGACGGTTTTCGCCGTCAGGTGCAGGAGAGCTTTGGCGCTGAATCGAAGGAACGACACACGCTGGCCCATGAGATCCGTAACCTGCAACAGCTTAACGCCCGTATGGCGCAGGAAGCCATCAACCTCACTAATGCGTTGAAGGGGGACAACAAAACCCAGGGTAACTGGGGCGAAGTGGTGTTAAGCAGGGTGCTGGAAAGCTCCGGGCTGCGCGAAGGGCATGAGTATGACACCCAGGTCAGCGTACAAATCGGCAACAACAGTCGCCTGCAACCGGATGTAATCGTCCGGCTGCCGCACGGCAAGGATGTGGTCATCGATGCCAAAATGTCGCTGGTGGCCTACGAGCGCTATTTCAATGGCGACGACGAGGTTGATCGGGCGGCGGCGCTAAACGAGCATCTGCTGTCTATCCGCAATCATATCCGGCTGCTGGGCAGCAAAGATTATCAGCAACTGCCGGGGTTGCGTTCGCTCGACTATGTACTGATGTTCATCCCGGTTGAGCCGGCGTTTCTGGTGGCGATCGACCGCCAGCCTGATCTGATTACCGAGGCATTACGTCATAATATTATGCTGGTCAGCCCCACGACTTTGCTGGTAGCGTTACGGACGATTAACAATCTCTGGCGTTACGAGCAGCAAAGCCGCAATGCGCAACTGATTGCCGAACGGGCGTCCCGGCTGTATGACAAACTGCGCTTGTTCGTTGACGACATGGCAGCGTTGGGGCAAGGGTTGGACAAGGCGCAGGCCGGCTACCGTCAGGCGATGAAAAAGCTGGCGTCCGGACGTGGCAACCTTATCGGTCAGGCCGAAGGGTTTCGTGCGCTGGGGGTAGAGATTAAGCGGCCGGTCAACGTGCCCGTAATGCAAGACGAACCGTTGGCGTATGATGAGCTGCCTACGCTGTCGCAGGAACTGGATGACGATGCGGTTGAACGCGGTACGGATGATGTGCAAAACGGCACGGCGGTATGA